A genome region from Ligilactobacillus cholophilus includes the following:
- a CDS encoding dUTP diphosphatase, whose protein sequence is MNRGFEIVSKYKNENLILPKRQTKNAAGYDFCASQDFVLPSIWKLNFVKIFKALRNQKELTNQDYEDATQVLKPYLVPTGIKAYMKDNEFLMLANRSSAPLKRGLILPNGVGIVDADYYNNPSNEGEIFFQLVNFGVKDYTIKKGERIGQGIFLPFLTADNEDAPITERVGGFGSSGK, encoded by the coding sequence ATGAATCGTGGATTTGAAATTGTATCGAAATATAAAAATGAAAATTTAATTCTCCCTAAGAGACAAACAAAAAATGCGGCAGGATATGATTTTTGTGCTTCACAAGACTTTGTTCTTCCAAGTATTTGGAAACTTAACTTTGTGAAAATTTTTAAAGCACTGCGTAACCAGAAAGAATTAACTAATCAAGACTATGAAGATGCAACTCAAGTACTAAAACCTTATTTAGTTCCAACTGGAATTAAAGCATATATGAAAGATAATGAATTTTTAATGCTTGCAAATCGCTCAAGTGCACCATTAAAACGTGGTTTGATTTTACCAAATGGTGTTGGAATTGTGGATGCAGATTATTATAATAATCCATCAAATGAAGGCGAAATTTTCTTTCAATTAGTTAATTTTGGTGTTAAAGATTATACAATTAAAAAAGGAGAAAGAATTGGTCAGGGAATTTTCCTTCCATTTCTAACTGCAGATAATGAGGATGCACCTATTACTGAAAGAGTAGGCGGTTTTGGTTCATCAGGAAAGTAA
- a CDS encoding head-tail connector protein: MTVQVSDVKKALCIDIDDDDEIIQTYIDNATEYIKTAVSETADLTKYKQFDYAVTLLTQFWYLNRDIDMKKQPFQVVSLIQQLKSKVISIN, encoded by the coding sequence ATGACTGTACAAGTAAGTGATGTGAAAAAAGCATTATGTATTGATATAGATGATGATGACGAAATTATTCAAACGTACATTGATAATGCTACTGAATATATAAAAACAGCGGTATCAGAAACAGCAGATTTAACCAAGTATAAACAATTTGATTATGCTGTTACTTTATTAACCCAATTCTGGTACTTAAATCGTGATATAGATATGAAAAAGCAACCGTTTCAAGTTGTATCATTAATTCAACAATTAAAATCTAAAGTAATATCTATAAATTAA
- a CDS encoding aminopeptidase C — protein sequence MKKEISLEQLKNFQSNLDDLKGHEISERAVTKNGILNVCKDYRSEVNMDPVFSINLETGKVADQKRSGRCWMFAALNTMRHSMREKLNMRDDFELSQNYTFFWDKLEKSNYFYENIIATADLETSDRKVSWLLQTPQQDGGQWDMIVALIQKYGVVPKSVMPETFNSSNSTEINKQLNLKLRKDAVKLRELIHANTDMTEVRRVKQEMLTEVYRMLAYSFGEPVNEFNFEYYDKDNQYHSIQNITPQEFFNKYVGWNLDDYVSIINAPTKDKPFNHMYTVEMLGNVLGGREVRHLNVDMNTFRKVAIEQLKNGQSVWFGSDVGQESDRKEGIMDPELYHQDELFDIDFSMSKAERLDYCESLMTHAMVLTGVDLVNDQPTKWKVENSWGEKVGEKGFFVMSDSWMEEFCYQIVVNKKYLPKELQKILNEKPTILKPWDPMGSLA from the coding sequence ATGAAAAAGGAAATTAGTTTAGAACAATTAAAAAATTTTCAATCAAACTTAGATGATCTTAAAGGACATGAAATTTCTGAACGCGCCGTAACTAAAAATGGTATTTTAAATGTATGCAAAGATTATCGTTCAGAAGTTAATATGGATCCGGTTTTTTCTATTAATTTAGAAACTGGAAAAGTAGCAGATCAAAAAAGATCTGGCCGTTGCTGGATGTTTGCCGCTTTAAATACTATGCGTCATTCTATGCGTGAAAAATTAAATATGCGCGATGATTTTGAATTATCGCAAAACTATACATTTTTCTGGGATAAGTTAGAAAAATCAAATTATTTTTACGAAAATATCATTGCAACTGCAGATTTAGAAACATCTGATCGTAAAGTAAGTTGGTTATTGCAAACCCCTCAACAAGATGGTGGTCAATGGGATATGATCGTTGCTCTAATCCAAAAATATGGTGTAGTTCCTAAATCTGTTATGCCAGAAACATTTAACTCTTCAAATTCAACTGAGATAAATAAACAATTAAATTTAAAGTTACGTAAAGATGCAGTTAAGCTTAGAGAGTTAATTCATGCTAATACTGATATGACTGAAGTTAGAAGAGTCAAACAAGAAATGTTAACAGAAGTATATCGTATGCTTGCATATTCATTTGGAGAACCAGTCAATGAATTTAATTTTGAATACTATGATAAGGATAATCAATATCATAGTATTCAAAATATTACACCACAAGAATTTTTCAACAAATATGTTGGTTGGAATTTAGATGATTATGTTTCAATTATCAACGCTCCTACTAAAGACAAGCCATTCAATCACATGTATACCGTTGAAATGCTTGGAAACGTTCTAGGTGGTCGAGAAGTAAGACATTTGAATGTTGATATGAATACTTTTCGAAAAGTTGCAATCGAACAATTAAAGAATGGTCAAAGTGTCTGGTTTGGATCAGATGTTGGACAAGAATCAGATCGCAAGGAAGGTATTATGGATCCAGAATTGTACCATCAAGATGAACTTTTTGATATTGACTTTTCAATGTCAAAAGCTGAACGTTTAGATTATTGTGAAAGTTTAATGACACACGCAATGGTTCTTACTGGTGTAGATTTAGTTAATGACCAACCTACAAAATGGAAAGTCGAAAATTCTTGGGGCGAAAAAGTTGGTGAAAAAGGCTTTTTCGTAATGAGTGACAGTTGGATGGAAGAATTTTGTTATCAAATTGTTGTAAACAAAAAGTACCTTCCAAAAGAACTACAAAAAATCTTAAATGAAAAACCTACAATTTTAAAGCCTTGGGACCCCATGGGAAGCTTAGCTTAA
- a CDS encoding ArpU family phage packaging/lysis transcriptional regulator — protein MNDKEKEIIKQVKRFFYKDYPKYKQLSVFADLSSVNFDGVKSSSNINHQEQRMVKAIEAKNIVEMVNTIIDNICDSRYKTILKKCYLQNVPKWQVENELMYSHSTFYKLQNEALLLFAELFNKIIEVTI, from the coding sequence ATGAATGACAAAGAAAAAGAAATAATAAAACAGGTAAAACGATTTTTTTATAAGGATTATCCTAAATATAAACAGTTATCAGTTTTTGCGGATTTGAGTTCAGTAAATTTTGATGGTGTAAAAAGTTCTAGTAATATTAATCACCAAGAGCAAAGAATGGTAAAGGCGATTGAGGCTAAAAACATTGTAGAAATGGTTAATACAATTATTGATAATATTTGTGATAGTCGGTATAAAACGATTTTAAAGAAATGTTATTTACAGAATGTGCCTAAATGGCAAGTTGAAAATGAATTGATGTATAGTCATAGTACATTTTATAAATTACAAAATGAGGCACTTTTGCTGTTTGCAGAGTTGTTTAATAAAATTATTGAAGTAACCATATAA
- a CDS encoding phage portal protein, producing MAFFKSNTKQTTLTDDPVFNALISYTDTGGEYVSPVVLKNSDIFSAINIIASDVASNEVYCDTEILTKMVNFKPCSYMDGWHFKYALCANMLLNGNAFALIENNHNLRFVPNSQMAVLQDDVTNEISYQYTPENGRKRELKAKDVLHFKYSTINGVTGISPLYSLANEREIQGLANKLLIGFFNNGVIGAKVLKVKNTDLNQEALDNIAERFQNLKSGKAGIVALDDNMDLQNLEINSDILKLVNSNDWTTKQIAKAFGLPPEKLGVENEHSNQQMSNLQYLQGSLQKYFDCFTSELTFKLGSNWKFDTSKLLSLDPTTQQNNAIEGYTNGVLTLNEARAKIGMPEVDNGDSFIERNDINETRSQIDTTSTNESE from the coding sequence GTGGCTTTTTTTAAATCTAATACAAAACAAACTACATTAACAGATGATCCTGTTTTTAATGCTTTAATTTCATATACAGATACAGGAGGCGAGTACGTTTCTCCTGTTGTATTAAAAAATAGTGATATTTTTAGTGCAATAAATATTATTGCTTCTGATGTTGCCAGTAATGAAGTGTATTGTGATACTGAGATATTAACAAAAATGGTTAATTTTAAACCATGTAGTTATATGGACGGTTGGCATTTCAAGTATGCGTTGTGTGCGAATATGCTTTTAAATGGAAATGCTTTTGCATTGATTGAGAATAACCATAATTTACGTTTTGTTCCTAATTCTCAAATGGCAGTATTACAAGATGACGTAACTAATGAAATTTCATATCAGTATACTCCAGAGAATGGCAGGAAAAGAGAATTAAAAGCTAAAGATGTTTTACATTTTAAATATTCAACTATCAACGGAGTAACCGGAATTAGTCCATTATATTCATTAGCAAATGAAAGAGAAATTCAAGGCTTAGCTAATAAGTTACTTATTGGATTTTTTAATAATGGTGTGATTGGTGCAAAAGTATTAAAAGTAAAAAATACTGATTTAAATCAAGAAGCTTTAGATAATATAGCTGAAAGATTTCAAAATTTAAAATCAGGAAAAGCAGGGATTGTTGCTCTTGATGACAATATGGATTTACAAAATCTAGAAATCAATTCAGATATTTTAAAATTAGTAAATTCAAACGATTGGACAACAAAGCAGATTGCAAAAGCTTTTGGGTTACCACCTGAAAAATTAGGTGTTGAAAATGAACATAGCAACCAACAAATGAGTAACTTGCAATATTTACAAGGATCATTACAAAAGTATTTTGATTGTTTTACATCAGAATTAACTTTCAAACTTGGTAGTAATTGGAAATTTGATACTAGCAAGTTATTATCCTTAGATCCTACAACACAGCAAAATAATGCGATTGAGGGATATACAAATGGTGTACTTACATTGAATGAAGCACGCGCAAAAATTGGAATGCCAGAAGTTGATAATGGAGATAGTTTTATAGAAAGGAATGATATAAATGAAACAAGATCGCAGATTGACACAACAAGCACAAATGAAAGCGAATGA
- the radA gene encoding DNA repair protein RadA, which translates to MAKTKTQYVCQECGYVSPRYLGRCPNCGAWNTLVEEIKEQASTLKQKARVSFSGNEIKPKLIGEVSTNETPRVKTNYEEFNRVLGGGIVPGSLVLIGGDPGIGKSTLLLQVSGQLAQKQTVLYISGEESAMQIKLRANRLGVGNNNFYLYPETNMDRIRQNIEELKPDYVIIDSVQTMQEPEMTSAVGSVAQIREVTSDLMKIAKTNGITVFVVGHVTKGGAIAGPKILEHMVDTVLYFEGDQHRAYRILRAVKNRFGSTNEIGIFEMKQGGLAEVDNPSEVFLEERLKGATGSSVVVSLEGTRPILVEIQALVTPTAFGNAKRTTTGLDHNRVALIMAVLEKRAGLLLQNQDAYLKAAGGVKLDEPAIDLSIAISIVSSYRDAETAPTDCFIGELGLTGEVRRVNRIEQRVAEAAKLGFKRVFIPKNNLDVWKIPQNIQVIGVQTLSETLKYVFN; encoded by the coding sequence ATGGCAAAAACAAAAACACAGTATGTCTGTCAGGAATGTGGTTATGTTTCACCAAGATATTTAGGAAGATGTCCTAATTGTGGTGCATGGAATACATTAGTGGAAGAAATTAAAGAACAGGCAAGTACATTGAAACAAAAGGCACGGGTATCTTTTTCAGGTAATGAGATTAAACCTAAACTTATTGGTGAGGTTTCAACTAATGAAACACCAAGAGTAAAAACAAATTATGAAGAGTTTAATCGTGTTTTAGGAGGAGGAATTGTTCCAGGATCGTTAGTATTAATTGGAGGAGATCCTGGGATTGGAAAATCGACTTTGCTATTACAAGTATCTGGCCAATTAGCGCAAAAACAGACGGTTCTTTATATTTCTGGAGAAGAAAGTGCAATGCAAATTAAGTTGCGTGCTAATCGTCTAGGTGTAGGAAATAATAATTTTTATTTATATCCTGAAACTAATATGGATCGTATTAGACAAAATATTGAAGAATTAAAACCAGACTACGTCATTATTGATTCAGTACAAACAATGCAGGAACCAGAAATGACATCAGCAGTAGGTAGTGTTGCTCAAATTCGTGAAGTTACTTCTGATTTGATGAAAATTGCTAAAACTAATGGAATTACTGTTTTTGTTGTTGGACATGTAACCAAGGGTGGCGCAATTGCTGGACCAAAAATTTTAGAACATATGGTAGATACTGTTTTATATTTTGAAGGCGATCAGCATCGTGCATATAGAATTTTACGAGCAGTAAAAAATCGTTTCGGTTCAACAAATGAAATTGGTATCTTCGAGATGAAACAGGGCGGATTAGCAGAGGTCGATAATCCATCTGAGGTTTTCTTAGAAGAACGGTTAAAGGGTGCGACAGGATCCTCTGTTGTTGTATCATTGGAAGGTACACGTCCGATTTTAGTTGAAATACAAGCTTTAGTAACACCTACAGCATTCGGTAATGCTAAACGTACTACAACTGGTTTAGATCATAACCGTGTAGCATTAATAATGGCTGTTTTAGAAAAAAGGGCTGGATTATTATTACAAAACCAAGATGCATATTTAAAAGCAGCTGGTGGAGTAAAGTTAGATGAACCAGCAATTGATTTATCCATTGCTATAAGCATTGTTTCAAGTTATCGTGATGCAGAAACTGCACCAACAGATTGTTTTATAGGTGAATTAGGACTTACTGGCGAAGTACGTCGAGTTAATCGAATTGAGCAAAGAGTTGCAGAAGCAGCTAAACTTGGATTCAAACGTGTATTTATTCCTAAGAATAATCTTGATGTGTGGAAGATTCCACAAAACATTCAAGTAATTGGAGTACAAACATTATCAGAAACTTTAAAATATGTTTTTAATTAG
- a CDS encoding PIN/TRAM domain-containing protein, with product MRKKLIHIVLIVLGIGAGYSFLPIFWSLIHFSNPWITNPLTNMIIGMVIFTIISFLIADILDQFIQKIEKLLLRQKTENLLSEVVAIILALILGFLVTTPLTRAHSIFVNTFLPIVLLLIFGYLGFVVGRSRTREFRGLFKRKKENSKGTILERKAGQNFYHYKLLDTNILIDGRIYDLAKTGFLEGTLVVPNFVLYELQYIADSGDSIKRVRGRRGLDILNKLREEKIVPIEMYDGDFDDIQEVDSKLIKLAKLIDAEIVTNDYNLNKVSEFQNVRVLNINQLAKSLKPRVIPGEKLRVTIIKNGTERQQGVAYLDDGTMIVVEDGKYFMNKTVDVEVTSALQTDAGRMIFAKLAHSSREIKEKN from the coding sequence ATGCGGAAAAAATTAATTCATATTGTGCTGATTGTACTTGGAATAGGAGCGGGTTATTCTTTCTTACCTATTTTTTGGTCATTAATACATTTTTCTAATCCTTGGATAACAAACCCACTAACGAATATGATTATTGGAATGGTTATTTTTACAATTATTTCATTTTTAATTGCAGATATACTTGATCAGTTTATTCAAAAAATTGAAAAGTTATTACTTAGACAAAAAACTGAAAATTTATTATCTGAGGTAGTTGCAATTATCTTGGCTTTAATACTGGGATTTTTAGTGACTACACCTTTAACGAGAGCACATTCAATTTTTGTAAATACCTTTTTACCAATTGTATTATTACTGATTTTTGGTTATTTAGGATTTGTAGTAGGAAGATCACGTACTCGTGAATTTAGAGGATTATTTAAGCGTAAAAAAGAAAACTCCAAGGGAACAATTTTAGAAAGAAAAGCTGGCCAAAATTTCTATCATTATAAATTATTAGATACAAATATTTTAATTGATGGTCGAATTTATGATTTGGCAAAAACTGGTTTTTTGGAAGGAACCTTAGTTGTGCCTAATTTTGTTTTGTACGAATTACAATATATTGCTGATTCCGGAGATAGTATTAAACGAGTACGTGGAAGACGAGGCTTAGATATATTAAATAAATTACGTGAAGAAAAAATAGTGCCTATTGAAATGTATGATGGGGATTTTGATGATATTCAAGAGGTAGATAGTAAATTAATTAAATTAGCTAAATTAATAGATGCTGAAATTGTAACGAATGATTACAATTTAAATAAAGTAAGTGAGTTTCAAAATGTCCGTGTTTTAAATATTAATCAGCTTGCAAAATCACTTAAGCCACGTGTAATTCCTGGTGAAAAATTGCGTGTTACTATCATAAAAAATGGAACAGAACGACAACAAGGGGTAGCATATCTTGATGATGGGACTATGATTGTTGTTGAGGATGGAAAATACTTTATGAATAAGACAGTTGATGTGGAAGTTACTAGCGCTCTTCAAACGGACGCTGGAAGAATGATTTTTGCAAAATTAGCTCATTCTAGTCGAGAGATTAAAGAAAAAAATTAA
- the rpiA gene encoding ribose-5-phosphate isomerase RpiA, giving the protein MDQNQLKKLVGEKSVEFVEDHMILGLGTGTTVRYMVDALGKRVKEEGLDIVGVTTSDRTAEQARKLGIPLKSVDEVDHIDLTIDGADEISSDFQGIKGGGAALLFEKIVATNSDKVMWIVDETKLSPKLGSFPLPVEVIPYGSQKVFERFEKKGLNPKFRRDAQTNELVRTDSNNYVIDLYLHEIDEPHSLAEYLINQVGVVEQGLFLDMVNTVIVGRENGPEIIPVKR; this is encoded by the coding sequence ATGGATCAAAATCAATTAAAAAAATTAGTTGGTGAAAAATCAGTTGAATTCGTTGAAGATCACATGATTTTAGGTTTAGGAACAGGTACAACCGTTCGTTATATGGTAGATGCTTTAGGTAAACGTGTTAAAGAGGAAGGATTAGATATTGTCGGTGTGACTACTTCAGATAGAACTGCTGAACAGGCACGTAAGTTAGGGATTCCATTAAAATCTGTTGATGAAGTGGATCATATTGATTTAACAATTGATGGTGCTGATGAAATTAGTTCTGACTTCCAAGGAATTAAAGGTGGCGGCGCTGCATTGCTCTTTGAAAAAATTGTTGCTACAAATTCTGATAAGGTAATGTGGATTGTAGATGAAACTAAACTTTCACCTAAATTAGGTTCATTTCCATTGCCGGTTGAAGTAATTCCATATGGAAGTCAAAAAGTTTTTGAGCGTTTTGAAAAAAAGGGATTAAATCCCAAATTTAGAAGAGATGCACAAACAAATGAATTAGTACGTACTGATTCAAATAATTATGTCATCGATTTATATTTACATGAAATTGATGAGCCACATTCACTTGCAGAATATCTAATTAATCAAGTAGGAGTTGTAGAACAAGGTCTCTTCCTAGATATGGTAAATACTGTCATCGTTGGTCGTGAAAACGGGCCAGAAATTATTCCTGTAAAACGTTAA
- a CDS encoding phage major capsid protein produces the protein MKQDRRLTQQAQMKANDVPTDSSNDEKEEQDENKETSKVLSGYAIIWNTPSKDLGGFKEVVAPNALDDVDLSDVLMLNNHDFTQVLASVKAGTLELEPDDKGLHFKATLPNTSFANDVYEEVKSGNVDACSFGFEVNDGGDTWTKDDEGNITRTINQVKNLFDVSVVAIPSYDDTNVQVDTRSYEKFINQGKEENNMKKKILDNEEKTETRSFEEYIRSRGEFRDGVTTQGASAVIPDEIITPVFELKNSTYDLAKICTVKQVSNGQGHYPIATNPQSAILATKEELAEIGDVNANMFQDVKFDVKTRAGKIALSNEVIEDSAVDIVSEVKNQLQKLVQNTNNKNIIDLLTGSSSQFAKTTAKNIDDLKKVFNVTLDPALSKTWVVNQNGFNFLDTLKDNEGRYLLQPDVTAPSGFSLLGAPVMVISNTILSDNSDGTSPVLVGDFAQALVVFERNQVTAQWDKFDSFSEGLSVILRSDYEVIDKSAVVNIALTTTTAETAK, from the coding sequence ATGAAACAAGATCGCAGATTGACACAACAAGCACAAATGAAAGCGAATGATGTTCCAACAGATAGCTCTAATGATGAAAAAGAAGAGCAAGACGAAAATAAAGAAACATCAAAAGTATTATCTGGTTATGCTATTATTTGGAATACACCAAGCAAAGATTTAGGCGGATTTAAAGAAGTCGTAGCACCTAATGCTTTAGATGATGTAGATTTATCTGATGTTTTAATGTTGAACAATCATGATTTTACACAGGTTTTAGCAAGTGTAAAAGCTGGAACATTAGAATTAGAACCAGATGATAAAGGATTACATTTTAAAGCTACTTTGCCAAATACATCATTTGCTAATGATGTTTATGAAGAAGTTAAAAGTGGTAATGTTGATGCTTGTTCATTTGGTTTTGAAGTAAATGATGGTGGCGATACATGGACTAAAGATGATGAAGGCAATATTACACGGACAATTAATCAAGTAAAGAATTTATTTGATGTGTCTGTGGTTGCTATACCATCTTATGATGATACAAATGTCCAAGTTGACACACGTAGTTATGAAAAATTTATAAATCAAGGAAAAGAGGAAAATAATATGAAAAAGAAAATCTTAGATAATGAAGAAAAAACAGAAACACGCTCATTTGAAGAATATATTCGTAGTCGCGGTGAATTTCGTGATGGTGTTACAACGCAAGGTGCAAGTGCAGTTATTCCTGATGAAATTATTACACCAGTTTTTGAATTAAAGAATTCAACATATGATTTAGCAAAAATTTGTACAGTAAAACAAGTTTCAAACGGTCAAGGACATTATCCAATTGCAACTAATCCTCAAAGTGCAATTCTAGCCACTAAAGAAGAATTAGCAGAAATTGGTGATGTTAATGCTAACATGTTCCAAGATGTGAAATTTGATGTAAAAACACGAGCTGGTAAGATTGCTCTATCAAATGAAGTTATTGAAGATAGTGCAGTTGATATTGTTTCAGAAGTGAAAAATCAATTACAAAAATTAGTTCAAAATACTAATAATAAAAATATCATTGATTTATTAACTGGTTCATCAAGTCAATTTGCTAAAACAACAGCTAAAAACATTGATGATTTAAAGAAAGTATTTAATGTTACTCTTGATCCTGCTTTGAGTAAAACATGGGTAGTAAATCAAAACGGATTTAATTTCCTAGATACATTAAAAGATAATGAAGGACGTTACTTATTACAACCTGATGTAACAGCACCAAGTGGTTTTAGTTTATTAGGTGCGCCAGTGATGGTAATTTCAAATACAATTTTATCTGATAATTCAGATGGTACATCACCTGTTTTAGTTGGTGATTTTGCTCAAGCTTTAGTTGTATTTGAAAGAAATCAAGTTACAGCCCAATGGGATAAATTTGATAGCTTTAGTGAAGGGTTATCAGTTATCTTACGTTCAGATTATGAAGTTATTGATAAAAGCGCAGTTGTAAATATTGCATTAACAACAACCACTGCTGAAACTGCAAAATAA
- a CDS encoding terminase large subunit — protein MRLVIYLNNRVQEYADKVLNNEIITCTKVKQACDRFIKDLAKQRTKDFPYYFNEELVNKIFHFVELLPRTDGKPLKLELFQCFILGNLYGWRSVKDDSRRFNRCLLSFARKNGKTFLIAIMGIIELLLEKDPPRGRQVLFTANSSKQAHLAFDMMADQLHLLSGQSKIVRQRVKINKQIIEDRKTNSFAVPLATDKSSLDGYNPTLGVVDEFHSSKNRDIINVLKSGMVQQPNSLLAIISTAGFNTNSPFKEECDYVSDILSGEEQSDRYFGVIYTLDDKEEVNNPDCWIKANPLLSNNKVRDTMFEQIKSDVEVEMKQENMVNVMVKNMNVFMQAQEDSFISASDWEKGKTKRPNIKGKDIYIGIDLSKSNDLTAVSWIIPINGKFYCDSHSWVGTHYGLESKIKRDGIDYISLEHKGECTITKLDSGVIDYDDVFSYVQRLILENELNVKYICYDPWNFAPLLTKFEKEGYPLFEVRQGTKTMNIPTRDFREKLYNGKIKHYNNKILSYSISNAILKVDNNGVIIDKARNSNRIDPVDALLNAYVACMNYFDNEEANKQREEIINQGAFIF, from the coding sequence ATGAGATTGGTGATTTACTTGAATAATCGTGTGCAAGAATATGCTGATAAAGTTTTAAATAATGAAATCATTACATGTACAAAAGTTAAACAAGCGTGTGATCGTTTTATTAAAGATTTAGCAAAACAACGGACAAAAGATTTTCCTTATTATTTTAATGAAGAGCTAGTAAATAAAATATTTCATTTTGTCGAGCTTTTACCAAGGACAGATGGTAAACCATTAAAGCTTGAATTATTTCAATGTTTTATTCTAGGTAATTTGTATGGTTGGCGTTCTGTAAAAGATGACTCACGTCGATTTAATCGTTGCTTATTATCTTTTGCCCGTAAGAATGGTAAAACGTTCTTAATCGCAATTATGGGCATAATTGAACTATTGCTTGAAAAAGACCCACCTAGAGGTAGACAAGTATTATTTACTGCTAACAGTAGTAAACAAGCACATTTAGCATTTGATATGATGGCAGACCAATTACATTTGCTTAGTGGGCAATCAAAAATTGTAAGACAAAGAGTAAAGATTAATAAACAAATAATTGAAGATCGTAAAACAAATTCATTTGCTGTTCCGCTTGCAACTGATAAAAGTTCACTAGATGGTTATAATCCCACTCTAGGCGTTGTTGACGAATTTCACTCAAGTAAAAACCGTGATATTATAAACGTTTTAAAATCTGGTATGGTTCAGCAGCCTAATAGTTTATTAGCAATTATTTCAACAGCTGGATTTAATACCAATTCGCCTTTTAAAGAAGAATGCGATTATGTTTCTGATATATTATCAGGTGAAGAACAATCAGACCGTTATTTTGGTGTTATTTATACTCTAGATGATAAAGAAGAGGTTAATAATCCTGATTGTTGGATTAAAGCTAATCCTTTGTTATCAAATAATAAAGTACGTGATACTATGTTTGAACAAATTAAATCAGATGTTGAAGTTGAGATGAAACAAGAGAACATGGTAAACGTAATGGTTAAAAATATGAATGTGTTTATGCAAGCTCAAGAAGATAGTTTTATTAGTGCTTCTGATTGGGAAAAGGGCAAAACAAAGAGACCTAATATAAAAGGCAAAGATATTTATATTGGAATTGATTTATCTAAAAGTAATGATTTGACCGCTGTAAGTTGGATTATTCCAATAAATGGGAAGTTCTATTGTGATTCTCATTCATGGGTTGGTACTCATTATGGTCTTGAAAGTAAAATAAAGCGTGATGGAATTGATTATATTTCATTAGAACACAAGGGTGAATGTACAATTACAAAACTGGATAGTGGAGTAATTGATTATGATGATGTGTTTAGTTATGTTCAACGTTTAATTTTAGAAAATGAATTAAATGTTAAATATATTTGCTATGATCCATGGAATTTTGCACCATTACTTACTAAATTTGAAAAAGAGGGTTACCCTTTATTTGAAGTTCGACAAGGTACAAAAACAATGAATATACCAACACGAGACTTTAGAGAAAAATTATATAATGGAAAAATTAAACATTATAATAATAAAATTCTATCTTATTCAATAAGTAATGCAATTTTAAAAGTTGATAATAACGGTGTGATTATTGATAAGGCTAGGAATAGCAATCGAATTGACCCAGTTGACGCATTATTAAATGCTTATGTGGCATGTATGAATTATTTTGATAATGAGGAGGCGAATAAGCAACGTGAAGAAATTATTAATCAAGGTGCTTTCATTTTTTAA